The following is a genomic window from Methanocaldococcus sp..
CTAATAATTGATATTTTAAAAAAATTTGGAGTTCCAGAAGAAGATGCTAAAATAACTGCAGATGTTTTTGTTGATGCAGATTTAAAAGGATTTACATCTCACGGAATTGGGAGGTTTCCACAGTATATAACTGCTTTAAAGTTGGGAAACATAAATCCAAAGCCTAATATTAAAATAATTAAAGAAAGTCCATCCACAGCAGTTGTAGATGGAGATTTTGGATTAGGTCAAGTGGTAGGTAAAAAAGCTATGGAATTAGCTATAGAAAAAGCAAAAAATGTTGGAGTTGGAGTAGTAGCAACAAAAAATGCTAATCATTTTGGAATTGCTGGCTATTATTCAGAGTTAGCTATGAATCAAGATATGATTGGAATAACTATAACAAATACAGAGCCAGCAATGGCTCCTTTTGGTGGAAAAGAGAAAATTTTAGGGACTAATCCTATAGCAATTGCATTTAAAGGAAATAAATATAAATTTTCATTAGATATGGCTACTGCATCAATAGCAAGAGGTAAAATTTTAGAGGCATTAAGAAAAAATATAAAGATTCCAGAAGGTTGTGCAGTAGATAAAGATGGAAAGATAACAACAGATCCAGCCAAAGCATTAGAAGGATGTATATTACCGTTTGGAGGTCCTAAAGGTTATGGTTTAGCGTTAGCTATTGAGATGTTGTCAGCTATTGGTGGGGCAGAGGTTGGAACTAAAGTTAGAGGAACGGCAAATCCTTATGAAAAATGCACTAAAGGAGATTTATTTATAGCTATAAATCCAGAGTTTTTTGTTGGAAAGGAGGAGTTTAAGAAAAAAGTAGATGAATTATTAGAAGAGATTAAAACATCAGAGCCAGCAGAAGGTTT
Proteins encoded in this region:
- the comC gene encoding L-sulfolactate dehydrogenase; the protein is MVILKPENERKLIIDILKKFGVPEEDAKITADVFVDADLKGFTSHGIGRFPQYITALKLGNINPKPNIKIIKESPSTAVVDGDFGLGQVVGKKAMELAIEKAKNVGVGVVATKNANHFGIAGYYSELAMNQDMIGITITNTEPAMAPFGGKEKILGTNPIAIAFKGNKYKFSLDMATASIARGKILEALRKNIKIPEGCAVDKDGKITTDPAKALEGCILPFGGPKGYGLALAIEMLSAIGGAEVGTKVRGTANPYEKCTKGDLFIAINPEFFVGKEEFKKKVDELLEEIKTSEPAEGFEILIPGEIEERNKMKRKNGFEIDENLYNQLKEICDELGLNIKDYIE